The proteins below are encoded in one region of Pseudonocardia sp. DSM 110487:
- a CDS encoding cobyric acid synthase, translating to MVGALLVAGTTSDAGKSALVTGICRLLARRGVAVAPFKAQNMSNNSVVTLDGGEIGRAQAVQALACGLAPSVAFNPVLLKPGSDRSSQVVVRGRVDGTVSARSYQRRKAALLDVVTASLADLRARFDVVICEGAGSPAEINLRGNDIANMGLAQAADLPVVIVGDIDRGGVLAHLFGTLAVLDPADQARIAGFVVNKFRGDPTLLAPGLDQLAALTGRPTLGVLPWEERLWLDAEDSLSAVADGVLGRPAPPHGSQWLRVGVVRLPRISNATDAEALAAEPGVAVRYVTEPSRLADVDLVVLPGSKATVTDLAWLRRTGLADAVVAHSAAGGPVLGICGGYQMLGKRILDPHGVEGGDADGLGLLDLEVEFEVDKHLGNPESTAWGEPVRGYEIHHGRVVYSGDPPLLDGEGSDAGAVLGTHWHGLLENDGFRRALLRRIADQAGRTGFVPAPDTSFAAQRTAQLDVLADLVETHIDIRALEHVINHGAPADLPVVTTGLAGSPG from the coding sequence ATGGTCGGAGCTCTGCTGGTGGCGGGTACCACCTCGGACGCCGGCAAGAGCGCCCTTGTCACCGGGATCTGCCGGCTGCTCGCCCGCCGGGGCGTCGCGGTGGCGCCGTTCAAGGCGCAGAACATGTCGAACAACTCCGTCGTCACGCTCGACGGCGGCGAGATCGGCCGCGCGCAGGCGGTGCAGGCGCTCGCGTGCGGCCTCGCGCCGAGCGTCGCGTTCAACCCCGTGCTGCTCAAGCCGGGCAGCGACCGCAGCTCCCAGGTGGTGGTGCGCGGCAGGGTGGACGGCACGGTCAGCGCCCGGTCCTACCAGCGCCGCAAAGCCGCGCTGCTCGATGTGGTCACGGCGAGCCTCGCCGACCTGCGCGCCCGCTTCGACGTGGTGATCTGCGAGGGCGCGGGCTCTCCCGCGGAGATCAACCTGCGGGGGAACGACATCGCGAACATGGGCCTCGCGCAGGCCGCCGACCTGCCGGTCGTGATCGTCGGCGACATCGACCGCGGCGGCGTGCTCGCCCACCTCTTCGGCACGCTCGCCGTGCTCGACCCCGCCGACCAGGCCCGCATCGCCGGGTTCGTCGTGAACAAGTTCCGCGGCGACCCGACGCTGCTCGCGCCGGGCCTCGACCAGCTCGCCGCGCTCACCGGCCGCCCCACGCTCGGCGTGCTGCCGTGGGAGGAGCGGCTGTGGCTGGACGCTGAGGACTCGCTGTCCGCGGTGGCCGACGGCGTGCTCGGCAGGCCGGCGCCGCCGCACGGGTCGCAGTGGCTGCGAGTGGGCGTCGTGCGGCTGCCGCGGATCTCCAACGCCACCGACGCGGAGGCGCTCGCCGCCGAGCCCGGCGTCGCCGTCCGGTACGTGACGGAGCCGTCCCGGCTCGCCGACGTCGACCTCGTGGTGCTGCCGGGCTCCAAGGCCACGGTCACCGACCTCGCCTGGCTGAGGCGGACGGGGCTCGCCGACGCCGTGGTCGCGCACTCGGCCGCCGGAGGGCCGGTGCTGGGCATCTGTGGGGGATACCAGATGCTCGGGAAGCGGATCCTCGATCCGCACGGCGTCGAGGGTGGGGACGCCGACGGGCTCGGCCTGCTGGACCTCGAGGTGGAGTTCGAGGTCGACAAGCACCTGGGCAACCCCGAGTCGACGGCGTGGGGCGAGCCGGTGCGCGGCTACGAGATCCACCACGGCCGGGTGGTGTACAGCGGTGACCCGCCCCTGCTCGACGGCGAGGGATCCGACGCGGGCGCCGTCCTCGGGACGCACTGGCACGGGCTGCTGGAGAATGACGGGTTCCGCCGCGCCCTGCTGCGCCGGATCGCCGACCAGGCCGGGCGGACCGGCTTCGTCCCGGCGCCGGACACGTCGTTCGCGGCGCAGCGCACCGCCCAGCTCGACGTGCTGGCGGACCTCGTCGAGACGCACATCGACATCCGCGCACTTGAACATGTCATCAATCACGGTGCGCCCGCGGACCTCCCGGTGGTGACCACCGGTCTGGCAGGCTCGCCCGGGTGA
- the cobO gene encoding cob(I)yrinic acid a,c-diamide adenosyltransferase, with protein MPQGQVVTVPADGLTTRQRRNRPLVVVHTGEMKGKSTAAFGLALRGWNQGWSIGVFQFVKSAKWKVGEEAAFRALGRVHEQTGEGGPVEWHKMGEGWSWTRKKGSEDDHAAAAAEGWAEIRRRFETQAHDLYVLDEFTYPMKWGWVDVREVVEVLAARPGRQHVVITGRDAAPELIEAADLVMETTKVKHPMDAGQKGQRGIEW; from the coding sequence ATGCCGCAGGGGCAGGTCGTCACGGTTCCGGCCGACGGGCTCACCACCCGCCAGCGCCGCAATCGGCCGCTGGTCGTCGTCCACACGGGGGAGATGAAGGGGAAGTCGACCGCCGCGTTCGGGCTGGCGCTGCGCGGCTGGAACCAGGGTTGGTCGATCGGGGTCTTCCAGTTCGTGAAGTCGGCGAAGTGGAAGGTCGGCGAGGAGGCCGCGTTCCGCGCACTCGGCCGCGTGCACGAGCAGACCGGCGAGGGCGGGCCGGTCGAGTGGCACAAGATGGGCGAGGGCTGGTCCTGGACGCGCAAGAAGGGCTCCGAGGACGACCACGCCGCCGCCGCGGCCGAGGGCTGGGCGGAGATCCGCCGCCGCTTCGAGACGCAGGCGCACGACCTGTACGTGCTCGACGAGTTCACCTACCCGATGAAGTGGGGGTGGGTGGACGTGCGCGAGGTCGTCGAGGTGCTCGCCGCCCGCCCCGGCCGCCAGCACGTGGTGATCACCGGGCGGGATGCCGCCCCGGAGCTGATCGAGGCCGCCGACCTCGTGATGGAGACGACCAAGGTCAAGCACCCGATGGACGCGGGCCAGAAGGGGCAGCGCGGGATCGAGTGGTGA
- a CDS encoding GNAT family N-acetyltransferase → MDVTDVPERRRYEALIDGELAGIAEYRASERIVTFIHTQVMSEFEGKGVASGLIRAALDDVRAHDKKVRAVCPFVKGFLDKHSDEYGDLVA, encoded by the coding sequence ATGGACGTCACCGATGTGCCCGAGCGCCGACGCTACGAGGCCCTGATCGACGGCGAGCTTGCCGGTATCGCCGAGTACCGCGCGTCCGAGCGGATCGTGACGTTCATCCACACGCAGGTCATGTCCGAGTTCGAGGGCAAGGGCGTGGCGAGCGGGCTGATCCGCGCGGCGCTGGACGACGTGCGCGCGCACGACAAGAAGGTGCGCGCGGTGTGCCCGTTCGTGAAGGGGTTCCTGGACAAGCACTCCGACGAGTACGGCGACCTGGTGGCCTGA
- a CDS encoding MarR family winged helix-turn-helix transcriptional regulator, whose product MPRLVGRAKRIPPPEPLRVLQLAPRHLSLLAYLVFDGPLGVKELAARLEVAPATVSLMVADLSRQGVLERREDDADRRRTIVSIAPAHERSVTDWLAAGGHAWKVAMEPLTAEQRRLFVETLRAYEREVTGQE is encoded by the coding sequence ATGCCCCGGCTCGTGGGCCGGGCGAAGCGGATCCCGCCGCCCGAGCCGTTGCGCGTGTTGCAGCTCGCGCCCCGGCACCTGTCGCTGCTGGCCTACCTGGTGTTCGACGGCCCGCTGGGGGTGAAGGAGCTGGCGGCCCGGCTGGAGGTCGCGCCCGCCACCGTGAGCCTGATGGTCGCCGACCTCTCCCGGCAGGGGGTGCTCGAACGCCGCGAGGACGACGCCGACCGGCGGCGCACGATCGTCAGCATCGCGCCCGCGCACGAGCGGTCGGTCACCGACTGGCTCGCCGCCGGTGGGCACGCCTGGAAGGTGGCGATGGAGCCGCTGACAGCCGAGCAACGGCGGTTGTTCGTCGAGACGTTGCGGGCCTACGAGCGCGAGGTCACCGGCCAGGAGTAG
- a CDS encoding SURF1 family protein codes for MRFLLRPGWIALIVAVIGFAAAAFTLLAPWQFGREAQRDAQQRAIDAASVTAPVPLADLVPPGDSVTSDDEWRQVTVTGTFEPDGEGLVRLRVVDGQPAVEVLTPFRTDDGRLVVVNRGSVTAASGATVPDYPAPPAGPVTLTARLRLDETDPQGRAAIETDGHRQLYAADSRTLATATGLRLEPGFLQLADGQPGVLRPLDVAPTAGGGAPFTNFSYALQWLTFGVIALVALGYFVRLELLQRRGTDRRTERAALRRALAGEDEGNR; via the coding sequence GTGAGGTTCCTCCTGCGGCCCGGGTGGATCGCGCTCATCGTGGCGGTCATCGGGTTCGCGGCCGCCGCGTTCACGTTGCTCGCGCCATGGCAGTTCGGCCGCGAGGCGCAGCGCGACGCCCAGCAGCGCGCGATCGACGCCGCGTCCGTCACCGCTCCCGTGCCGCTCGCGGACCTGGTGCCCCCCGGCGACTCGGTGACGTCCGATGACGAGTGGCGGCAGGTCACGGTCACCGGCACGTTCGAGCCGGACGGCGAGGGGCTCGTGCGGCTGCGGGTGGTGGACGGCCAGCCCGCCGTCGAGGTGCTCACCCCGTTCCGCACGGACGACGGGCGCCTCGTCGTCGTGAACCGCGGTTCGGTCACCGCGGCGTCCGGCGCCACCGTCCCGGACTACCCGGCGCCGCCCGCAGGCCCCGTCACGCTCACCGCGCGGCTGCGGCTCGACGAGACCGACCCGCAGGGCCGCGCCGCGATCGAGACCGACGGGCACCGCCAGCTCTACGCGGCCGACTCCCGGACCCTCGCCACCGCGACCGGCCTGCGTCTCGAACCCGGATTCCTGCAGCTCGCCGACGGGCAGCCGGGCGTGCTGCGCCCGCTCGACGTGGCCCCGACCGCGGGCGGCGGCGCCCCGTTCACGAACTTCTCCTACGCCCTGCAGTGGCTCACGTTCGGCGTGATCGCGCTGGTCGCCCTCGGCTACTTCGTCCGGCTGGAGCTGCTGCAGCGACGCGGCACCGACCGACGCACGGAGCGGGCGGCGCTGCGCCGCGCCCTCGCGGGCGAGGACGAAGGGAATCGATGA
- a CDS encoding transcriptional regulator, whose amino-acid sequence MMSAARELLDSVRAELAPRDAENRLTPLIADGAAPRSVFAAIAAEELHIVPSDWRSLHTLAARCDTAAARSYFSGLASGEEAALAKLAPLAAAAGLDDDAANAYEPRAGCQAYPAYFAWLALNARPAEVAVALTANFGAWGTYCAAIARGMREHYGFDDDACGFFDFFATPLPDDQAVAVVQAGFDAGTLDRDAARRYARLFQSYELMFWNTLAEPA is encoded by the coding sequence GTGATGTCCGCGGCCCGTGAGCTGCTGGATTCCGTGCGGGCCGAGCTGGCGCCACGGGACGCGGAGAACCGGCTGACGCCGCTCATCGCCGACGGCGCCGCGCCGCGGTCGGTGTTCGCGGCCATCGCCGCCGAGGAGCTGCACATCGTGCCCAGCGACTGGCGCAGCCTGCACACCCTCGCCGCCCGTTGCGACACCGCGGCCGCCCGCAGCTACTTCAGCGGTCTCGCGAGCGGTGAGGAGGCAGCGCTGGCCAAGCTCGCGCCGCTGGCCGCGGCCGCCGGCCTCGACGACGACGCCGCCAACGCCTACGAGCCGCGTGCCGGATGCCAGGCCTATCCCGCCTACTTCGCGTGGCTCGCGCTGAACGCACGCCCCGCCGAGGTGGCCGTCGCGCTCACCGCCAACTTCGGCGCGTGGGGAACGTACTGCGCCGCGATCGCGCGCGGGATGCGCGAGCACTACGGGTTCGACGACGACGCGTGCGGCTTCTTCGACTTCTTCGCGACCCCGCTGCCGGACGACCAGGCGGTGGCCGTGGTGCAGGCGGGCTTCGACGCCGGCACCCTCGACCGGGACGCCGCCCGCCGGTACGCCCGGCTGTTCCAGAGCTACGAGCTGATGTTCTGGAACACTCTCGCCGAGCCGGCCTGA
- a CDS encoding putative cobaltochelatase — MSGPQFPFSALVGHDDLRLALLLNAVHPGVGGVLVRGEKGTAKSTAVRALAALLPALDVVPGCRFGCAPGAPDPACPDGPHPPGGAADVRPARLVELPVGATEDRLVGSLDLERALSEGVRAYQPGLLADAHRGVLYVDEVNLLHDHLVDLLLDAAAMGRAHVERDGVSVSHAARFLLVGTMNPEEGELRPQLLDRFGLTVEVRAARDVETRVEVVRRRLAFEADPAGFVAGWQDEERGTAQRIAEARDRVGAVALPDAELRRIAAVCAAFDVDGMRADLVIARAAIAHAAWRGAGAVAEEDVRVGARLALPHRRRRDPFDEPGMDEQALDDALRDADEQEPPDGPDDRGPGGGAPEPGESPASGDSDSGTAPRPAGDGRPQAAPPASAPFRARLLQVPGIGEGAPGRRSRARTDTGRVVRASGTAPRRAADLHLPATIAAAAPHQRGRGRTGAGLRLHAADLRSAEREGREGNLVLFAVDASGSMAARQRMAAVSGAVMSLLRDAYQRRDKVGLVAFRAGGAELVLPPTSSVPAAQVRLAQLRTGGRTPLADGLLRARAVLRVERLRDPRRRALLVLLTDGRATVAARPGGDPVADACRAAGLLAADGVATIVVDCESGPVRLGLAARVAAAAGGAALGLAELSADQVAGVVRAARAA; from the coding sequence GTGAGCGGTCCGCAGTTCCCCTTCTCCGCCCTCGTCGGCCACGACGACCTCCGGCTCGCGCTGCTGCTGAACGCCGTGCACCCTGGCGTCGGCGGCGTCCTCGTGCGCGGGGAGAAGGGCACCGCGAAGTCGACGGCCGTGCGCGCGCTCGCGGCGCTGCTGCCTGCGCTCGACGTGGTGCCCGGCTGCCGGTTCGGCTGCGCGCCCGGCGCGCCCGACCCGGCCTGCCCGGACGGGCCACACCCGCCGGGTGGCGCGGCCGACGTCCGCCCGGCCCGGCTCGTCGAGCTGCCGGTGGGTGCCACCGAGGACCGCCTCGTCGGCTCCCTCGACCTGGAGCGCGCCCTCTCCGAGGGCGTGCGCGCCTACCAGCCGGGCCTGCTCGCCGACGCGCACCGCGGCGTGCTGTACGTCGACGAAGTCAACCTGCTGCACGACCACCTGGTGGACCTGCTGCTCGACGCCGCCGCCATGGGCCGGGCCCACGTGGAGCGCGACGGCGTGTCGGTCTCGCACGCTGCGCGGTTCCTGCTGGTCGGCACGATGAACCCGGAGGAGGGCGAGCTGCGCCCGCAGCTGCTCGACCGGTTCGGGCTCACCGTCGAGGTACGGGCGGCGCGCGACGTCGAGACGCGGGTGGAGGTCGTGCGGCGCAGGCTCGCGTTTGAGGCCGACCCTGCCGGTTTCGTCGCCGGGTGGCAGGACGAAGAGCGGGGCACGGCCCAGCGGATCGCCGAGGCGAGGGACCGGGTCGGCGCCGTCGCGCTCCCGGACGCCGAGCTGCGCCGCATCGCCGCCGTCTGCGCGGCCTTCGACGTCGACGGCATGCGGGCCGACCTCGTGATCGCGCGCGCCGCGATCGCCCATGCGGCGTGGCGCGGGGCGGGCGCCGTCGCGGAGGAGGACGTGCGCGTGGGCGCGCGGCTCGCGCTGCCGCACCGGCGCCGCCGCGACCCGTTCGACGAGCCGGGGATGGACGAGCAGGCCCTGGACGACGCGCTTCGCGATGCGGACGAGCAGGAGCCACCGGACGGCCCGGACGACCGCGGACCTGGCGGCGGCGCCCCTGAACCCGGCGAGTCCCCGGCCTCCGGCGACTCCGACTCGGGCACGGCGCCGCGCCCGGCGGGTGACGGCCGGCCTCAGGCCGCGCCGCCGGCGTCGGCGCCGTTCCGGGCACGGCTGCTGCAGGTGCCGGGCATCGGGGAGGGAGCGCCCGGGCGCCGGTCGCGGGCGCGCACCGACACCGGCCGGGTGGTCCGCGCGTCCGGGACCGCGCCGCGGCGCGCCGCCGACCTGCATCTGCCTGCCACCATCGCCGCGGCCGCCCCGCACCAGCGGGGCCGCGGCCGCACCGGCGCCGGCCTGCGGCTGCACGCGGCCGACCTGCGCAGCGCCGAGCGCGAGGGCCGGGAGGGCAACCTCGTGCTCTTCGCCGTGGACGCGTCCGGCTCGATGGCCGCCCGGCAGCGGATGGCGGCGGTGAGCGGGGCGGTCATGTCGTTGCTGCGGGACGCCTACCAGCGCCGGGACAAGGTCGGGCTGGTCGCGTTCCGGGCGGGTGGAGCCGAGCTGGTGCTGCCGCCGACGTCCAGCGTGCCCGCCGCTCAGGTCCGGCTCGCGCAGCTGCGCACCGGTGGCCGCACGCCGCTGGCCGACGGGCTGTTGCGGGCGCGGGCCGTGCTGCGCGTGGAGCGGTTGCGGGACCCGCGCCGCCGCGCGCTGCTCGTGCTGCTCACCGACGGCCGCGCCACCGTGGCGGCCCGCCCTGGCGGCGACCCGGTTGCCGACGCGTGCCGCGCCGCCGGGCTGCTCGCCGCCGACGGGGTGGCGACGATCGTGGTCGACTGCGAGAGCGGCCCCGTCCGGCTCGGCCTCGCCGCCCGCGTGGCTGCCGCGGCGGGCGGAGCCGCACTCGGTCTCGCGGAGCTGTCGGCCGATCAGGTGGCCGGCGTCGTCCGGGCGGCGCGCGCCGCGTAA